The nucleotide sequence agaagaaataaaaataaaattttcaattttttaaatttcttgtatttaaaattatagatttcacttaactgatttttctattttttatagattgaatgattaatagatttggagataacatttcaaaaaataaaaatattaatttggctattgtttttaaattttggatgtaacttttgttaatacaagaaacaaaaagtttgacatgcattttaaatgaatatcaaattattttcttcataattatatatatactatataatcttaaagtatgtgtaacaccaatataaatattttaaataaaatgagagatgtaaactagaaaaataagggtaagtatacatatgttcggttatcttcggatatccattcgtgTTCGGGTATTATctgttcgggttcggatatccaatctctcctaacttaatatccgttcgggtattttgttaCTTCGGTTCAaaattcggttcgggttttttgggTCGGGTTCAGGTGTCACTTCCGATATCGGATAAAGTGTCCACCCTTAGTATCCTTTCGGTTACTTTCCAAATAATAGTTCCTGGAAAAAAATagttgttcagaaaaaaaagttcctgaaaaaaatattttccttttgCAATCTTCTAGAAGCAAAACCATTGAATATTTCCGTTCTTTTtgatcatcaaaaaaaaaagttttatttaatggtTTTGCTTCTAGATTCTAGAAGATTAAATTAACAGATTGATGACATTTTGATTAATGATATTCATACATAATGCCTAACCCCATCTATAACGAAATCTCTCCTTTCGAGATCTTTATTCCCCTCTTTTAAagttatttagttttatatcatCTATGTTACAATATTTCACATAACCACTGTAATTATCACAAATCTGACTTCCTTTTTTATGTCTCAACAACTATATGGTATGATTATATCTTTCTACACAAATGTGAAATGTCTTAATGTGTGTGTGTCTCTCTCTTTCCCTCCATTTTCCTTATCCACTACCGTTCGACACGTGGCAAAATGGGTCAGAAGATGATGATAGAGATGACGCTGTCGTGTTCCATAGCTCCATATCCGCTGGATGTTCCTGCGATAAATCATCGTGATACGAACCGGGCCGGTTTAGGTTAGGGTATGGAGATCGGAGGGAAGGTAAGGCGAGGTGATCTTGATCTGCCTGGCTCTCATCGGCGGCTGCGATTGAGTACGATATGGGTCCGTTAAGCTGTGAGGCTACAAGGCGGTCTAAAGCAGACCAGCTAGTAACGAAGCTAGTGTCGACCACGTTGCTGACCTGGACAACATGATTTGTGTCGGGAGAGCTGACATGGCAGTTGTTGTTGAATGTTTGACTGTTAGGGCTCTCGAGGTTTGGGAGTTTCATGAAAGGGTCTAGATTTAGCTCTTCTTTACAAGATCGCCCCATAAGTTCTAGGAATTGCTCGAGACTATCATCGTTTAAGAACTGAGATGAAGACGACGTCCTCGCCATGCCTCCGCCGCCACTCAGGGAAGCTTCTCCGATGGGACTGTTTAGGGTTTTGTGAagattcttcttcttgaaaATACGACACACCACCCATCCTTCGTCTTGTGATGCCTCCTCAATAATAATCACCAccttaaatattcaaaataagataaatttatGTTAGTGAAATTCAAGATCGCCCCATAAGTTCTAGGAATTTAAATCTCGTTTTCAAAGAGATCTTGCTTATTCCCTTTAGCCATTAGGTCTCGCTTTACTTGCAATTCGTGTTAGTTCTGCTTTCTAAACTTTTTTCTTGACTAACTGTATTAaatagtattttgtaatttccATATGAAATATTTCGTGTCTATATATCTTTGCAATTATAATGTAAACATTTAAACATATATGGCaagttttcaaaagaaaaaaaaaacatttaaacataaatatacttCTTGACGAAAATATTAGTGCATGTAACTAActagtaatacttttataaaaaaaaacttctataaGGGTCAGTGGCtgataatcaaaataaaaagacgAAA is from Raphanus sativus cultivar WK10039 unplaced genomic scaffold, ASM80110v3 Scaffold1773, whole genome shotgun sequence and encodes:
- the LOC130504739 gene encoding NAC domain-containing protein 43-like encodes the protein MSISVNGQSQVPPGFRFHPTEEELLQYYLRKKVNSIKIDLDVIRDVDLNKLEPWIFKMCKIGTTPQNDWYFFSHKDKKYPTGTRTNRATTVGFWKATGRDKIIYSNGRRIGMRKTLVFYKGRAPHGQKSDWIMHEYRLEDNVISPDDLTVHEVVIIIEEASQDEGWVVCRIFKKKNLHKTLNSPIGEASLSGGGGMARTSSSSQFLNDDSLEQFLELMGRSCKEELNLDPFMKLPNLESPNSQTFNNNCHVSSPDTNHVVQVSNVVDTSFVTSWSALDRLVASQLNGPISYSIAAADESQADQDHLALPSLRSPYPNLNRPGSYHDDLSQEHPADMELWNTTASSLSSSSDPFCHVSNGSG